The genome window CACCCGCACCTCGCCCGCGACCGCGAGCGCCCTGGTCGCCGCCACCCGGTCGCGGTGGTCGAACGCGCTGTCGATCCACGGATCGGCGGCGGAGATCAATTCCTGCTCGCGGCAGCCGACGACCCGGCCGATCTCGAGGAAGTGCACCGAATAGACCACCTGATCCTGCAGGAACACCCCGACGTCGCGAACGTAGCCGACGCGGCCGCGCCGCACCAGCAGCTCGCCGGTCGCGCGCCCGGGATAGGTGCCGTCGTTGCGGATGTTGCGCACCACCCGCACCGCCTCGCCGAAATCGTAGCGCGCGTCCATCGGCGGGCCTCAATGCGGCTTCGGCGGCAGCGACGCGAGCGGCACGAACGCGGGCTCGCCCGGCAGCGACTGAAAGACGCGGAAGATCCGTTCCGCCTGCGGCGTCGACACGGCGAAGGCCGCATGCGCGGCCGCGAGCGCGGCGGCGTGCGCGGCGAAGCGATCCGGGGGCGACTCGGGCAGCGCGCGCACCGCCAACTCGTCGTGGAAGCGCTGAAGGATATGCAGCCGGTGGACCCTCAGCAGATGCGGATCGTAGGGCACGCCGAACAGCTCGAAGAAATCCTCGGCGGATTCGCAGTCGTGCATCTCGTCCTGCCAATCGGTCATCGCAGCCTCCCTTCACTCGGCGGCCAGGGGCGCGTCCACCGCGCGGTAGAAACGCAGAAGATCGGGTTCCGACGGCGGCCGCTTAGCCCGCACCGCGAAACTGCGCACCTGCGCGAGAATCGCCCGCGCCTGCGGCGGACTGAGCGCGATGCCCAGGCGATCGTAGGCCTGCGTCACCGCATGGGCGCCCGAATGCTTGCCGAGCACGAAGCGATGTACGCGCCCGAGCTCCGCCGGATCGATCGCCTGATAATTGAGCGGATCCTTGATCAACCCGTCGACGTGGATGCCCGCCTCGTGGGCGAAGGCCCCCTCGCCGACCAGGCTCTTGTTCCACGGCACCGGGCGGTTGGCGGCGGCGGCGACGAGACGGGACAGCTCCATATAGCGGCGCATGTCGAG of uncultured Alphaproteobacteria bacterium contains these proteins:
- the nifZ gene encoding Protein NifZ, giving the protein MDARYDFGEAVRVVRNIRNDGTYPGRATGELLVRRGRVGYVRDVGVFLQDQVVYSVHFLEIGRVVGCREQELISAADPWIDSAFDHRDRVAATRALAVAGEVRVEPGEVGEVLRVLRDAETGVIYHVAFAAGMFAVPEAALSAHALKEDGE
- the nifW gene encoding Nitrogenase-stabilizing/protective protein NifW, translating into MTDWQDEMHDCESAEDFFELFGVPYDPHLLRVHRLHILQRFHDELAVRALPESPPDRFAAHAAALAAAHAAFAVSTPQAERIFRVFQSLPGEPAFVPLASLPPKPH